One stretch of Helicobacter jaachi DNA includes these proteins:
- a CDS encoding PD-(D/E)XK nuclease family protein — protein sequence MHKPTLQVYSSNRALLQNLHEGELLAPSMLIGEFFSQLVIIDDYRALPQELRLPLSMQILKDCALELERAKFLFEQSFLGFLESSQFLFAFFDELAQAQVAIKDIPLLDTYADYEDHLHVLMWLENRYKQTLEDLKYYDNFILPQGAKMRINEAFVAHFDKICIFVEGFINPIHQSLLAKVADITPLQVHFWLDNFNASLPFLPAQILKDCKPFYRYGVDFKSARKLYGQPLAPLADISVYKFALNISQVALVFAKIDEWTKQGVSEQDIVVIVPDEGFSSYLSLLDRARNLNFAMGKDITHTLAYKALESSLDSKVELPYAQVCEHIQSLLAAFDDRESKKVRERANEVLFVWEYAHFGSCKVGDVVELLLEELKHYRIDDVLGGKIRVMGVLESRGFMYKKAVIVDFNEDVIAHIGAKSDLFLNSHLRKKLNMPTIQDKKQLQRHYYYGIFRTANEVAVAYVENEESQPSLMLEELGIKSEMHKNGDELFALLPQGIKLEYVEDNPKGEVAPTLTPSKLKTLLECPRKYFYQYKEYMRNLPSENSSASMGNLLHACLESVYRPYVQQSVQLNADELFTRANAFFESLQVSAYERAEIEILKYELKRMFERENGAEVEILRLEGENMELAYGGFTFFGRPDRIEKHNEGIRIIDYKYRKDFKQSLAKQQKAETATDFALILYMQAFREHYPQYAAYPISAWYWDIKMGQMHEEVYERQDWLLQKLSAFKGEVYFTQCERRDVCRYCEFRELCDR from the coding sequence ATGCACAAACCCACGCTTCAAGTTTATAGCTCTAACCGCGCTTTATTACAGAATCTACACGAGGGCGAGCTGCTAGCCCCGAGTATGCTTATTGGCGAATTTTTCTCACAATTGGTGATTATTGATGATTATCGCGCGCTGCCTCAAGAGCTGCGCCTGCCTTTGAGTATGCAGATTCTAAAAGATTGCGCGCTTGAGTTGGAGAGGGCAAAGTTTTTATTTGAGCAGAGTTTTTTGGGATTTTTAGAATCTTCGCAATTTTTGTTTGCCTTTTTTGATGAGCTAGCTCAAGCGCAAGTGGCTATTAAAGACATTCCACTACTTGATACTTATGCAGATTATGAAGACCATTTGCATGTGCTTATGTGGCTAGAAAATCGCTACAAGCAGACTTTAGAGGATTTGAAATATTATGATAATTTTATTTTGCCACAAGGTGCGAAAATGCGCATTAATGAAGCATTTGTAGCACATTTTGACAAGATTTGCATATTTGTTGAGGGTTTTATTAATCCCATTCATCAAAGTTTGCTTGCCAAAGTAGCGGATATAACGCCGCTGCAAGTGCATTTTTGGCTTGATAATTTTAATGCGTCTTTGCCATTTTTGCCAGCGCAGATTCTAAAAGATTGCAAGCCCTTTTATCGCTATGGCGTTGATTTTAAAAGCGCGCGTAAGCTGTATGGGCAGCCTTTAGCACCTTTAGCGGATATAAGTGTGTATAAGTTTGCTCTAAACATTTCGCAAGTGGCTTTAGTTTTTGCAAAAATTGATGAATGGACAAAGCAGGGCGTGAGTGAGCAAGATATTGTGGTGATTGTGCCAGATGAGGGCTTTAGCAGCTATCTTAGTTTGCTTGATAGGGCGCGGAATTTGAATTTTGCTATGGGGAAAGATATCACGCACACATTGGCTTATAAGGCTTTAGAATCTAGCCTAGATTCTAAAGTAGAGCTGCCCTATGCGCAGGTATGTGAGCATATACAAAGCTTGCTTGCTGCATTTGATGATAGAGAGAGCAAAAAGGTGCGGGAGCGGGCTAATGAAGTGCTTTTTGTGTGGGAATATGCGCATTTTGGCTCGTGTAAAGTGGGTGATGTGGTGGAGTTATTGCTTGAGGAATTGAAACATTACCGCATTGATGATGTTTTGGGGGGTAAAATACGCGTAATGGGCGTGCTAGAATCTCGCGGATTTATGTATAAAAAAGCGGTGATAGTGGATTTTAATGAAGATGTAATAGCCCACATTGGCGCAAAAAGTGATTTATTTTTAAACTCTCACTTAAGAAAAAAGCTCAATATGCCAACTATTCAGGACAAAAAGCAGTTACAAAGGCATTATTACTATGGCATTTTTAGGACGGCTAATGAGGTGGCAGTGGCGTATGTGGAAAATGAGGAGAGCCAGCCTAGCCTTATGCTTGAGGAATTAGGTATAAAAAGTGAGATGCATAAAAATGGCGATGAGCTATTTGCACTTTTGCCGCAGGGGATAAAGCTAGAATATGTGGAGGATAATCCTAAAGGCGAGGTAGCGCCTACTTTAACGCCAAGCAAGCTAAAGACACTTCTAGAATGTCCGCGCAAATATTTTTATCAATATAAAGAATATATGAGAAATTTGCCCAGTGAAAATAGTAGCGCGAGTATGGGCAATCTGCTCCATGCGTGTTTAGAATCTGTCTATCGCCCTTATGTGCAACAAAGCGTGCAGCTCAATGCAGATGAGCTATTTACGCGCGCTAATGCATTTTTTGAAAGCCTGCAGGTAAGCGCGTATGAGAGGGCAGAAATTGAGATATTAAAATATGAGCTAAAGCGTATGTTTGAGCGCGAAAATGGCGCGGAAGTGGAGATTTTGCGCCTTGAGGGCGAAAATATGGAGCTAGCGTATGGGGGTTTCACATTCTTTGGTCGCCCTGATAGGATAGAAAAACATAATGAGGGCATTAGGATTATAGATTATAAATATCGCAAGGATTTTAAGCAAAGCCTAGCCAAGCAGCAAAAGGCAGAAACGGCAACTGATTTTGCACTTATTTTGTATATGCAAGCTTTTAGAGAGCATTATCCGCAATATGCTGCATATCCCATAAGCGCGTGGTATTGGGATATTAAAATGGGGCAGATGCATGAGGAAGTGTATGAGAGGCAAGATTGGCTTTTGCAAAAACTTAGCGCATTCAAGGGTGAGGTATATTTTACGCAGTGTGAAAGGCGCGATGTATGTCGTTATTGTGAGTTTAGAGAGTTGTGTGATAGGTAG
- the pheT gene encoding phenylalanine--tRNA ligase subunit beta: MIFTRHLLSQFINVSTLDMQEVCVKLSSIGLEVESAYALSVPKNVVVGKIISIAQHPNADKLSVCQVSIGAQTLQIVCGASNVKADQYVAVALEGAVIPHTKNGELIIKQTKLRGVDSCGMLCSSVELGLPKINDGIMVLDSTAGRLELGVELGSLPLFDDYVIEVSVTPNRGDCLSVLGIAREIATSYDLHVRHEIDMDNVITLGLGRVLQILTDEKIQAHLLYRVIEVKQAYLPLDIALTLARNGTLIDDIVCNFLEYGTYMTGVILNAYKLRDCESKDILLDNGLAAQLRIKKDENGLEAVFANQKLSIIGVSYGERYFGTRSEILIIEASYISPTFIAQSLYERGIKGDAQLTYRTTRGSNPNLEQGIDFLCKKMVNTSDVLVYSGSHNIAQNTEEVVIKTTFGAINQIIGIELEREEIAMILKKLDFKLDATCDENFFMISVPQYRHDIQSIQDVAEEVLRIYGIDNIPSTPLLCLQSHNINEAYFIYKNTRKLAAAFLANDFVECIHYVFASSQRLNNLGFVCLKEELDIANPITSELNTLRTSMLPSLLDSVKRNENLGFKNIALFEIGSVYTANREEQNKLAFVASGLYKDECYPHTKGVAWDFFTFANVLERCIGEVRLQNIRDEIDSKKLLHTYGLCDDRILHPYQSAFVYLKDKPVGIIAKLHPQIALDMELGETFICEIALDMRDFGLKKAQEFSKYQKSMRDLTILIDKNIPFYRIREAIARAQIAYVQNVYPIDVYYDEKLKSQMALSIRVVLQSFESTLQEAQLSSAMQAILNQLESAFGASLRA; the protein is encoded by the coding sequence ATGATTTTTACAAGACATCTTTTATCGCAATTTATTAATGTAAGCACGCTTGATATGCAAGAAGTATGCGTGAAGTTAAGCAGTATCGGGCTAGAGGTAGAATCTGCATATGCCCTAAGTGTCCCCAAAAATGTCGTTGTGGGTAAGATTATTTCTATCGCGCAGCACCCAAATGCCGATAAGTTGAGCGTGTGTCAAGTGAGCATTGGTGCGCAAACATTGCAAATTGTATGCGGGGCAAGTAATGTAAAAGCCGACCAATATGTTGCTGTAGCGCTAGAAGGCGCAGTTATTCCCCATACAAAAAATGGCGAACTCATTATCAAGCAAACAAAGCTTAGAGGCGTGGATAGCTGCGGTATGCTTTGCTCAAGCGTGGAGCTAGGATTGCCAAAGATTAATGATGGCATTATGGTGCTTGATAGCACGGCTGGGCGTTTGGAACTAGGCGTTGAGCTTGGGAGCTTGCCATTATTTGATGATTATGTGATTGAAGTGAGCGTAACGCCAAATCGCGGAGACTGCTTAAGCGTGCTAGGCATTGCAAGAGAGATTGCTACAAGTTATGATTTGCATGTGCGGCATGAAATTGATATGGATAATGTCATTACGCTAGGGCTTGGGCGCGTGCTGCAGATTCTCACTGATGAAAAAATACAAGCACATTTGCTTTATCGCGTGATAGAGGTAAAGCAGGCATATCTCCCCCTTGATATTGCCCTAACTCTAGCGCGCAATGGCACTTTGATTGATGATATTGTGTGCAATTTTTTAGAATATGGCACTTATATGACGGGCGTTATTTTAAATGCTTACAAATTGCGTGATTGCGAGAGTAAGGATATTCTCCTTGATAATGGCTTAGCAGCGCAATTAAGGATTAAAAAAGATGAAAATGGCTTGGAGGCGGTGTTTGCCAATCAAAAGCTTTCCATAATTGGCGTATCTTATGGCGAGCGTTATTTTGGCACGCGCTCTGAAATCCTTATCATTGAGGCAAGCTACATTAGTCCCACTTTTATTGCCCAATCACTTTATGAGCGCGGCATTAAGGGCGATGCGCAGCTTACCTATCGCACTACACGCGGGAGCAATCCTAATTTAGAGCAAGGCATTGATTTTTTATGTAAAAAAATGGTGAATACCTCTGATGTGCTAGTATATTCTGGCTCGCACAATATCGCGCAAAATACCGAAGAAGTGGTGATTAAGACTACCTTTGGCGCGATTAATCAAATCATAGGCATAGAGCTTGAGCGCGAAGAAATAGCTATGATTTTAAAAAAGCTTGATTTTAAGCTTGATGCGACTTGTGATGAAAACTTTTTTATGATTTCTGTGCCGCAGTATCGGCATGATATTCAAAGCATTCAAGATGTCGCAGAAGAGGTGCTTAGAATCTATGGCATTGATAATATCCCCTCCACGCCGCTGCTTTGCCTGCAGTCGCATAACATTAATGAGGCATATTTCATCTATAAAAATACAAGAAAATTAGCCGCTGCTTTTTTGGCAAATGACTTTGTAGAATGCATTCATTATGTTTTTGCCTCATCTCAAAGGCTTAATAATCTTGGCTTTGTGTGCTTAAAAGAGGAGCTTGATATTGCCAATCCTATCACGAGCGAGCTTAACACATTGCGCACAAGTATGCTCCCTAGCCTCTTAGATTCTGTAAAACGCAATGAGAATCTAGGCTTTAAAAATATCGCACTTTTTGAGATAGGCAGCGTTTATACCGCCAATCGAGAGGAGCAAAATAAGCTCGCTTTTGTGGCAAGCGGATTGTATAAAGATGAGTGTTATCCACATACAAAGGGCGTGGCATGGGATTTTTTCACTTTTGCCAATGTGCTTGAGCGATGTATAGGGGAAGTGCGGCTGCAAAATATACGCGATGAGATAGATTCTAAAAAGCTTTTACACACATATGGATTATGCGATGATAGAATCTTGCACCCTTATCAAAGTGCGTTTGTGTATCTCAAAGATAAGCCTGTGGGCATTATTGCCAAATTACACCCACAAATTGCTTTGGATATGGAGCTAGGCGAGACTTTTATATGCGAAATTGCCCTTGATATGCGTGATTTTGGGCTGAAAAAGGCGCAAGAATTTTCAAAATATCAAAAATCTATGCGGGATTTAACGATTTTAATTGATAAAAATATACCTTTTTATCGCATAAGGGAAGCCATTGCACGCGCGCAAATAGCGTATGTGCAGAATGTTTATCCCATTGATGTGTATTATGATGAAAAGCTAAAATCCCAAATGGCTCTAAGCATACGTGTAGTGTTGCAATCTTTTGAATCCACTTTGCAAGAAGCGCAGCTAAGTAGCGCTATGCAAGCTATACTCAATCAACTTGAAAGTGCCTTTGGCGCGAGTTTGCGCGCCTAA
- the murI gene encoding glutamate racemase: MKAGVFDSGVGGLSVLKSLINAKLFEEIIYYGDTARVPYGVKDKQTIIQFSLQALEFFAPHHIDILIVACNTVSAYALKEMQKHTKIPIVGVIEPGVLAVQKKVADTDSEILIIATRATISSGEYETRLRKIGFWNLKSLATGLFVPIVEEGLFEGEVLESAFRYYFGELGAAPKAIILGCTHFPLIAPALDAYFKHQSILIHSGEAIVEYLENVMHLTSRYPLKSLQFFASDNVAQLTKTANLWLNTSI; encoded by the coding sequence ATGAAAGCAGGTGTATTTGATAGCGGTGTGGGGGGTTTAAGCGTGCTTAAAAGCCTTATAAATGCCAAACTTTTTGAGGAAATTATCTACTATGGAGATACCGCGCGCGTGCCTTATGGCGTGAAAGATAAGCAGACTATTATTCAATTTTCACTCCAAGCGCTAGAGTTTTTCGCTCCTCATCATATTGATATTCTCATCGTAGCGTGCAACACTGTGAGTGCGTATGCGCTAAAAGAAATGCAAAAGCACACTAAAATCCCAATTGTTGGAGTGATTGAGCCCGGAGTATTAGCCGTGCAGAAAAAAGTTGCCGATACAGATTCTGAAATCTTAATCATAGCCACGCGCGCTACGATTAGTTCTGGTGAGTATGAAACACGATTAAGAAAAATTGGCTTTTGGAATCTAAAAAGCCTTGCCACTGGGCTTTTTGTGCCTATAGTGGAGGAGGGATTATTTGAGGGAGAAGTGCTTGAGAGTGCTTTTAGATATTACTTTGGCGAGCTTGGTGCTGCGCCTAAGGCTATTATTCTAGGCTGCACGCATTTCCCTTTAATCGCGCCCGCACTTGATGCGTATTTCAAGCACCAAAGTATCCTTATCCACTCTGGTGAAGCAATAGTTGAATATTTAGAAAATGTTATGCACCTTACATCGCGCTATCCGCTTAAATCCTTGCAGTTTTTTGCAAGCGATAATGTCGCGCAGCTCACAAAAACAGCCAATTTGTGGCTTAATACCTCAATATAA
- the tkt gene encoding transketolase, with translation MITQEDLPLLQKMSHTLGFLCADMVQKANSGHPGAPMGLADIASVLSFHLNLAPTNVDWLNRDRLIFSGGHASALVYALLHLWGFDVSMEDLQHFRQLGSKTPGHPEYGHTQGVEITTGPLGQGVANAVGMAMAGKYAQNLFGREIISHNVYCLCGDGDLQEGISYEAASIAGHHQLSNLILIYDSNHITIEGQTNIAMSENVAKRFEAQGFEVISCDGHNVLEIDSALSRAKDAIKPVLIIAHTTIAKHALSLEGSHKAHGTPLGEEIIKQAKQKLGLPPESFYVPSEVAFAFGLLKERGELSFKQWHKQYENLPQIAKERLDSMRNPSFEHITYPTFEVGESMATRVSNGKILNAISQALEGFLGGSADLAPSNNTHIHDERDFPFGKNWHFGIREHAMAAICNGVANYGLFLPFCATFFVFSDYMSPSVRLSSLMRACVYYIWTHDSIGVGEDGATHQPIEQLSHFRAMPNLLVFRPADANENVACWEVALDSKLPCAFVLSRQNLPILMPYTPTLKNQVQRGAYILKDTKDALITLMASGSEVSLALKACEKLIESNIKARVVSVPCLDLLLQQPRSYVQDLCKGSAVLAIEASRGLEWYAVADRVIGMDSFGASGQGEGLFAHFGFNVEHIVQVAHELIKQS, from the coding sequence ATGATAACACAAGAGGATTTGCCATTACTGCAAAAAATGTCGCACACACTTGGCTTTTTGTGCGCAGATATGGTGCAGAAAGCAAATAGCGGACACCCGGGCGCGCCTATGGGATTGGCAGATATTGCAAGCGTGCTAAGCTTTCATCTTAATTTAGCGCCTACAAATGTGGATTGGCTCAATCGCGATAGGCTTATTTTTAGCGGTGGGCATGCTAGCGCGCTAGTGTATGCTCTCTTGCATTTGTGGGGATTTGATGTGAGTATGGAGGATTTGCAGCATTTTAGGCAGCTAGGCTCTAAAACGCCCGGACACCCAGAATATGGACACACACAGGGCGTTGAAATCACTACAGGTCCGCTAGGGCAGGGCGTGGCAAATGCTGTAGGTATGGCAATGGCGGGCAAATACGCACAGAATCTATTTGGGCGTGAGATAATCTCGCACAATGTATATTGCCTCTGCGGAGATGGGGATTTGCAAGAGGGCATAAGCTATGAGGCGGCCTCAATAGCTGGGCATCATCAGTTATCAAATCTTATTCTTATTTATGATAGCAATCACATTACTATTGAGGGGCAGACTAATATTGCTATGAGTGAGAATGTTGCCAAACGCTTTGAGGCGCAGGGCTTTGAGGTGATAAGTTGTGATGGGCATAATGTGCTAGAGATTGATAGCGCGCTAAGTAGGGCTAAAGATGCTATAAAGCCAGTGCTTATTATCGCTCACACCACTATTGCTAAGCACGCTCTAAGCCTTGAGGGCAGTCATAAAGCGCATGGCACGCCTTTGGGCGAGGAGATTATTAAGCAGGCAAAGCAAAAGCTTGGCTTACCGCCAGAATCTTTTTATGTGCCTAGTGAAGTGGCTTTTGCCTTTGGGCTATTAAAAGAGCGCGGGGAGCTAAGTTTTAAACAATGGCATAAGCAATATGAAAATCTCCCACAAATTGCCAAAGAGCGGCTAGATTCTATGCGCAATCCTTCATTTGAACATATCACTTATCCTACTTTTGAAGTGGGCGAGAGTATGGCTACGCGCGTGAGTAATGGCAAGATTTTAAATGCTATTTCACAAGCATTAGAGGGCTTTTTGGGCGGGAGCGCGGATTTAGCCCCATCAAATAACACACATATCCACGATGAGCGCGATTTTCCTTTTGGGAAAAATTGGCATTTTGGCATTAGAGAGCATGCTATGGCGGCAATTTGCAATGGTGTGGCAAATTATGGGCTATTTTTGCCATTTTGCGCGACATTTTTTGTCTTTAGCGATTATATGAGTCCTAGCGTGCGGCTTTCTAGCCTTATGAGAGCGTGCGTGTATTATATTTGGACGCATGATAGCATTGGTGTGGGCGAAGATGGCGCTACACATCAGCCCATTGAGCAGCTTAGTCATTTTAGAGCTATGCCTAATTTGCTTGTATTTCGCCCAGCAGATGCTAATGAAAATGTGGCGTGTTGGGAGGTAGCGCTAGATTCTAAACTGCCTTGCGCATTTGTGCTTAGCCGACAGAATCTGCCTATTCTTATGCCATACACGCCCACTCTTAAAAATCAAGTGCAAAGGGGTGCGTATATTTTAAAAGATACTAAAGATGCACTTATTACGCTTATGGCAAGCGGGAGCGAAGTAAGCCTTGCATTAAAAGCATGTGAAAAGCTTATAGAATCTAATATCAAAGCGCGTGTGGTGAGCGTGCCTTGCCTTGATTTATTATTGCAGCAGCCTAGAAGTTATGTGCAGGATTTATGCAAAGGGAGCGCGGTGCTTGCTATTGAGGCTTCAAGAGGCTTAGAATGGTATGCTGTGGCTGATAGGGTGATTGGTATGGATAGCTTTGGCGCATCAGGGCAGGGAGAGGGACTTTTTGCGCATTTTGGCTTTAATGTTGAGCATATCGTGCAAGTGGCACATGAGCTTATCAAACAAAGCTAA
- a CDS encoding glycosyl transferase, with translation MPKHKFRECVSIESKSVDSIDVKQNAKDSKDFIESKVTQSTKPICFKPLDYSINTCMIFTHSPTPPCDIDYVHFVDSDDMLSIDCIEQCIESIGDNDIVWHDVEYLYEEGIEIQSYPSLLQSLSITQEEANAKSFTPLELWKNMDSFSFVHQGLFAFSLTENLRFSTPLMNEDALFGMILFAHAKAIKVASFYGLIYRHHTNSVSTHGEAQNLYRKSYPSFMLPMIVAFNNDGYSIKHYYFGYSCTFVCLGLLRYIQSPHFAHNNNAALRKKLIAFMKVRAIYAFNTMIFDKDPMHTRELLKPLEPYMQKVSLPTKLAYFTPRFYKLMRTLKRTLKAITS, from the coding sequence GTGCCTAAGCACAAGTTTAGAGAATGTGTGTCTATAGAATCTAAGTCTGTAGATTCTATAGATGTGAAACAAAATGCTAAAGATAGCAAAGATTTTATAGAATCTAAGGTTACTCAATCTACTAAGCCTATATGTTTTAAACCGCTTGATTATTCTATTAATACTTGTATGATTTTTACTCACTCCCCTACTCCTCCTTGTGATATAGATTATGTGCATTTTGTAGATTCTGATGATATGTTGAGTATAGATTGTATAGAGCAATGTATAGAATCTATAGGGGATAATGATATTGTGTGGCATGATGTGGAGTATCTGTATGAGGAGGGGATAGAAATTCAAAGCTATCCTAGTCTTTTACAATCCCTATCTATCACACAAGAGGAGGCAAATGCTAAGAGCTTTACGCCGTTAGAATTATGGAAAAATATGGATAGCTTTTCTTTTGTGCATCAAGGATTATTTGCCTTTTCTCTTACAGAAAATCTACGCTTCTCTACGCCACTAATGAATGAAGACGCACTTTTTGGCATGATACTTTTTGCCCACGCCAAAGCTATCAAAGTGGCTTCATTTTATGGATTAATCTACCGACATCACACCAATTCTGTATCCACGCATGGTGAGGCGCAAAATTTGTATCGTAAATCCTATCCTAGCTTTATGCTCCCTATGATTGTGGCATTTAATAATGATGGCTACAGCATCAAGCACTATTATTTTGGCTATTCTTGCACATTTGTGTGCTTAGGGCTTTTAAGATATATACAAAGCCCACATTTTGCACACAATAACAATGCTGCCTTACGCAAAAAACTCATTGCTTTTATGAAAGTGCGTGCCATATATGCCTTTAATACAATGATATTTGATAAAGACCCTATGCACACCAGAGAACTCCTAAAACCCCTAGAGCCATATATGCAAAAAGTGAGCCTGCCCACAAAGCTTGCCTACTTCACGCCTAGATTTTATAAACTTATGCGCACTTTGAAACGCACCCTAAAGGCTATCACATCATAA
- a CDS encoding zeta toxin family protein has translation MHANLTSPILSAPTATFFGGVNGAGKTTFYYNALERGESFGHRINVDEIVSAIGSYRNPIDQIRAGKIALILRNACITQRQDFNQESTLCSRGIFRLFRHLRANNYRIHLIFIRLDSIQTAIERVKIRTDKGGHSVDSALIESRFYKSQAHFAKLLPYCHSAQIFDNSTFDIHARSFTRLPLSTI, from the coding sequence ATGCACGCAAATCTCACATCGCCCATACTAAGCGCACCCACAGCCACATTTTTTGGCGGTGTGAATGGCGCGGGAAAAACGACATTTTATTACAATGCCCTAGAGAGGGGGGAAAGCTTTGGGCATAGGATTAATGTTGATGAGATTGTAAGTGCCATAGGCAGCTACCGCAATCCAATAGACCAAATCCGCGCAGGCAAAATCGCGCTTATCCTGCGCAATGCCTGCATTACACAAAGGCAGGATTTTAATCAAGAAAGCACGCTTTGCAGTCGGGGGATATTTAGGCTTTTTAGACATTTGAGGGCAAATAATTATCGCATTCATCTTATTTTTATTCGCCTAGATTCTATCCAAACTGCCATAGAGCGCGTAAAAATACGCACAGATAAAGGCGGGCATAGCGTAGATAGCGCACTTATAGAATCTAGATTCTATAAATCACAAGCACATTTTGCAAAACTTCTCCCCTACTGCCACAGCGCCCAGATTTTTGATAATAGCACATTTGATATACACGCACGCAGCTTTACTAGGCTTCCTTTAAGCACTATTTGA